The window ATGAATTTCTTACAAGTGGTCTCATCACTGAAAATCAATTGGGAAGGTTGCATTTTTGCCAAAATCTGTCTATCTTCCGGCTAGAAATCGACCCTTAGTTGGATTAATTTGATATGAATTTGTGCTTGTTTTATAATTATTCAGTGCCATGCTCTATTTTGCTTATTGATGCTTAACTTCCTTGTGCACAGGTACTGGAAAGAGATGGGAAAGCCTAAGATCTTCTAAGAAGTACCAAAATCTGGCAAGGTGGTTCAACTCAATATTAGCTGAATATGATGGTGTTCTAAATGAAGTCACAGCAACATATATGGGAAAGAAAGGCTCGGGAAAGCCAACTGTATCTAAAGTGAAAGAGCAAGATGGCTCAAATGCTAATTTGGCCAAAGTAAATGGTGATTCCACTGACAAGGAAAAATCAGGTAGCAGACCAACATTTGAGGTAGATCTTCCAGAGGCAGAGGCTGGAAAAGTGCGTTTGAGGTTTGCACCAGAACCTAGTGGTTATCTCCATATTGGTCACTCAAAAGCAGCATTACTGAACCAGTATTTTGCTGAAAGATATAAAGGGGAAGTTATTATTCGTTTCGATGACACGAATCCTGATAAGGAAAGCAATGAATTTGTGGATAATCTACTGAAAGATATTGAAACTCTAGGAATTAAGTATAGGACTGTGACATATACATCTGATTACTTTCCAAAATTGATGGAGATGGCTGAGAAATTGATTCGTGAGGGTAAAGCCTATGTGGATGATACACCAAGGGAgcaaatgcaaaaagaaagaatgGATGGAATTGAATCAAGGTGTAGGAACAACAGTGTGGAGGAGAATCTGAAATTATGGAAGGAGATGATTGCTGGCTCAGAGAGGGGAACAATGTGTTGTGTTAGAGGGAAATTGGATATGCAGGATCCTAACAAGTCAGTTAGGGACCCAGTATATTACCGCTGCAATCAGACTCCTCACCACAGGATTGGTGCTAAATATAAAGTATACCCTACTTATGATTTTGCATGCCCATTTGTAGATGCTGTTGAGGGTATTACACATGCTCTTCGATCTAGTGAGTATCATGACAGGAATGACCAGTACTATAGGATTCAAACTGATATGGGTTTCAGAAAAGTTCATATTTATGAATTTAGTCGGTTGAATTTGGTCTATACACTTCTTAGTAAGCGCAAGCTGCTGTGGTTTGTGCAAAATGGACTGGTTGAAGGGTGGGATGATCCTCGATTTCCGACTGTACAAGGGATAGTGCGCAGAGGGCTGAAGATTGAGGCGCTGATACAGTTCATTCTTGAACAAGTAAGATAGCTACGGTGTTGCTTTATTGTTAACTTGAAGTACAATGAATGTTGTCAACACAAATTCATGTTTTCTAAATCACTCAGAATATCAATGCGTACTTAGGAAGGCGTCCCTTTGGAATAACCGTTTATTTCATAATCTGACTAAGCAAAACCATCTCTGTATTTTCTGTCATAAGTCTGAAATAAGAGATGGTTCTTCGCttctttgttgtttttgtttttcataCCCCTCCCTCTTCTTTTAGGTGAAGGAGGGGGGCAAAAACTTATTTTCCTTTATTGCGTACAGGACTTGCATTTGTAGTCCAAAGCAAGTCCTTTGACTAATCTGAGATTCTGAATTAGGAAGCATTCTTTTTTATATGTTTGATATTGTATCTTGAAGCCTAAAGAATGTTCTTCACGAAATCTTTAGGGAGCATCAAAGAATCTCAATCTAATGGAGTGGGACAAGCTGTGGGCCATTAACAAGAAGCTCATTGATCCTGTATGTCCTAGGCATACTGCAGTCATTGAAGAAAGACGAGTCCTATTGACTTTGAGTAATGGGCCAGATGATCCTTTTGTACGTATTGTACCCAAGCATAAAAAATATGCAGGTGCTGGGGAAAAGGCAACAACTTACTCCAAAAGAATCTGGATAGACTATGATGATGCTGTATCAATCTCTGTCAACGAGGAAGTAACATTGATGGATTGGGGTAACGCAATAGTGAAAGAGATACAGAAGGACCAAGAGGGTAATGTTACTCATCTGTCTGGGATTCTGCACCTTGAAGGGTCAGTTAAAACAACGAAGTTGAAGCTCACTTGGTTGCCAGAGAGTGATGAGCTTGTTAAACTCTCTTTGGTCGATTTTGACTATTTAATTACAAAAAAGAAGGTATGACTTTTTTCACTTAAATAGGTTTTATATTCAGATGGGTTTACAAAGTCCAGCCTTTCCTTTTACTAAACTATCTATAGTCTTTTCCTCCACATTTCCAATTAAATTTGGAGTTTTAATGTAGTCAAATTGTTGGAACCTGTGAATGTTTTATGGTATACCATATTGTTGAATTATGTGAAGTAAAACTGAAAAATACTATTGTTCCCTGGTAACAGTGAGAAGGGGCTATTTACTTTTTATTTGATGGGTAAGAAGGGGCTAATTCGTCTTGAATAATCAGATTGatacaaagaaattgaagtgtgcCTTTTTGACTTTTGGATTGAGTTCTGGGAAGTATTGGTAATAAGGATGATTGAGTTTTCTTTCACAATTGACTTCGAACTTGGGAATCATGAGTATTCGATTAGTGTAGAGATCTGTAATGTAAGATATCGTAAAGACTATTGTTCACATACTATTACTGCAAAGCATGAAATTCTAGCCTATCCTTCTAGTAAACTAACTGTAGTCTTTCTTGCCTCCACATGGTCAGATAAATTTGTTTTTTAATGTAGTAGTTGATTTCTTAGAACTTTTAAATGTTTTACGATATGCTATATTGGTCAACAATGTCAAGCATTTTAGGAGATTATAAAATGATACAATTTTCTATATAATGTTAAGAAAGAGCTATTACTTTTGATTCAATAATATCATTGATCTAGATATAAGTGcatattatatggttttgatgGAGCTTTAGGAAATATTGGTGATACGAATTCTTTGGGTTGTCTATATGAAAAATATTACTGTAGAACTTATGAACGATGAGTATATTTTTACTGTTGGTTTGTCAAGCATTTACACAATGGTAGAAACGATATTTTTGCATACATTGGTAAAGAGAGCCCCCCTCAATAATAATATTGATTTAGAATATGAACTTTGTTATATGCTGCGTTCAAATTTCGGGGAAGTATTGATGATAGGGATGGTATGGAAAACAAAAAAGTAATAAAAGTACAGAGAGTACTATGAGCTCTCCCTACTTGTTTATAATCCATTACAGTGTAATGGAACAAACCCTTTGGCCCATTAACAATGTACATTTAAAGTTATATAATACCTTTCTTGATGTGCTGTTTTGGACTGTTTATTTGTTTCCACCTGACTTGGAGAGGACTTGGTAGTTGGTACCAATCATGTATTGAATTGTAAATTTTTGTCTTGCAGCTCGAGGAAGATGAGAATTTTGTTGATGTTGTTAATCCTTGCACAAGAAAGGAGACTTCGGCACTTGGTGATTCCAACATGAGAAACCTGAAGCGTGGAGACGTGTTGCAGCTGGAGAGGAAGGGCTACTTCAGATGTGATGTTCCTTTCTTAAGACCAACAAAATCAGTTGTTCTTTTTGCCATCCCAGATGGTAGACAACAACCAGTGTTGCGGTTTGCAGGCTCAGATGGCAAAACAAAATGAAGACAGTCAGTTTGATACATTAGTGCTGGATTACTGAGAAGTGACTGAAATCCTTCTAATGCAAGTTGATTAGATTACCAATCCTTAATTGTCTTGTTTTAGAAGTCTTTACTAGCTATATTAGTTTTTTGTTGTGTCGCAGACatagttgtggcattcttttggCTGCAGATGTGAAACATGTGATATATACCTCGTTGCCCTAGTTTGTCATTTGGATAAATCATAAAACTAAGGTTACCTATTTTCAGTTTTTGCCTGATCGAGTTCTGTTCTCTTTTAATTATGTCGTGCCTTCGCTGAAACTACTAGTTGTTTTCATTGCTTACAGAGGAATCCCATGGTTTTATATGATTGTCTCGTTTTTGAAACCAAATTTACATAGGAAGGACTACGTTTTCTGTATTATATCACAAAGGGCATGAGGATAGCAGAACTTGGGAACTATGTTGTCCATTTCGTTCATCAAGTACATTTCTATTCCcaatatttttggtttatttAGTGAAGACCAGTTATGCACTATTTTAGAACCTTGAAACTATTTAAATATAATTTCTCTGGGATACATTATGAAATCAAAGCACCATATTTATGTTCCCATGACTTTGGTTTACGCTTTGTTAAACATGGTGCTTTAATTTCATAACGTATTTTGGTTTTGGCTATTCAGAAATAGTTCATAGCAATATCAAGAATCACCTCACATTAGAATCTTAACCATCTTTTAGGTTTTCTTTCTTGTACGCTCACAGTAATTTTCGCCATCCAAAGGCACAATACATTTTATAATTGCcttaaaacatcttttaaaatGATTTAGTCCAAATCTGAACCTTTTCAGATCTGAGTTGTGCAGAAACTTACTCTAACCAACAATGAGCTTTTGCGCATGTTTTCTAGATTACGAGGCGTTCAAAGGCTTTTAGTTTTACTAAAAAGGGTAAGTTTAGACAACATTATTTGAGTGGTTAAGTAGTTATTAAGCAAATCTTATTCGCTTGAAACACAGAGCCAAATGAGGTAGCTCGACTAATTCCAAAGTTCAATTGTTTGGAATGCTTTTAaggaaaaacagaagaaaaaaaaagcagcTTCTTCctagaagcacttttgagaaaagtacttaaaaacactttttaaaagtttCGTCAAACCCTAATTGCTGCTTAAAAgtgttttttaaattaattagcctaACACAAACTGTTCTTTCAAAataacttttgaaaaaaatactttttaaaaaaaatacttctcaaaataagctgatttttccaGCCTGGCCAAACAGGCTACAAAAATTCTGAACAATATAATTCACCTAACCCTCCTTTTTtatgtggaaactataccacTTTTTACGCTGTCATCATCCATATCATAACATATTTGAAAACCTGATTTGAAAAACCATAATTGTTACATTCGTTCTTCAGTCCCATCCCATTATCCTATTTTCATCTGATGATAGAATCATTCCATTTTGCCCTCCTTTTCTGAACAAATTTGTCAAATCTAAGTTGCTTTAGACGAAAGTGACTTCAGAACTGGCAATTTATTTAGTTAGTTTAATACACTAATTACTTGGTCGCGTAAAGAAATTAGACATGTATGACATTCATTATTCTTTTCGAAACCCCTTTTGAAGATATGAATTACCTAATTTATTTGGCAAAATGTATCAGTTCCCCTGACCTATACCCGGATTTCCAACTATACACTTTTTCTTTGCGAGAATCCTATTATTCctctaaacttattttaaataaaattatttgcaCCTTTAACGCTGACAACCAAACTCTTGGCAAGTGGTGAGCTACACGCGTCCCACATATATTTTTAgcacttttttttattcttttttccttttcttgtccttttttcttatttcttattattctaattttttttgGTGATTTCATtctctttccttttgttttggtCACCGGCGGCATAAAATGGTGGTCGTCGGAATTTCACAAACACTATTTTTTCCAGCGACAGATTTTTATCCCGATCTAAGTGtgttttgttatatatatatatatatatatatatatatatatatatatatatatatatatatatataaatttttcttgAAAGTGTAATTTATGTATGGGAGGAagaacaaaagaaataaaaacgaataTAAGATGAGAAAATTTTTTTcagttaaaatttcaatacatcatTTTCTTCCGGCGTGGGAAGGTTTTTCGATGATGAATTTTTCCCCCAAATCTGAATGTATTTTGCTTTGCTTATGAATAGatctttttgagagtttaatttgtgtgaaaagaaaaaatggaagaaaaaacgGTTAGACAAAGTCGACGGTGAATGAATATTTGCCGGAAATAGAGAAGAAacgaaaaaaagtaaaagaaaaaagacaaagaaaaaggaaaaggaaaaaaaagtaagaaaaaaatgataaaaaagagtaaaataatccgaaaattattttttcttgcttCTCACTCTCCTTTGGGAGAGTTAAATACACACACTCTGCCACGTCAACGTCAGCgttaagggtgcaaataattccatttaaaataagtttaggagGCTAATAGAATTCCCGCAAAGAAAAAGTGTATAGTTGAGATTACGGGTATAGGCCAGGGGGTACTTATTCATTTTCCCAATTTATTTTGAAGATCATTAAGCTCGACCAGTTACTTGATATCGTTTTCTGCAAATTTCTGTAAGGTACGTACTTTGTCGACACATTTTTGGAAGGATTAAGAAAAGAGTTCCTCTGAAGACAAATAAGAACTAAAGAATTTCTCTTCGGGAGATATAATTTTTAGTAAATTACAAATGTTATTTTAGTTACATGATTCTTTTTACACAAgataagtaaaaaataaaaataaaagacatGTTTCGATAGTACATAAAAGATCTTTCTTATGTTCATTTTCTTATATTCAAATTATTAGATGAGCTTTGGAGATAATTTACCCTTCCCCTTTtagtaaaaagtcaaaaatccGTACAGAGATTACATTATTGTTGACCAATAGGGAGATTCGGATTGCAGTCAATTACAAATATTATTTTAGTTATATGATCCTTTTCACACAAGATAAGTAAAAAACAACAAAGAAGATACAAATAAAGCACAAAAAATCTTTTGTATGATCATTTTCTTATATTCAAGTCGTTAGAGTAGGAGAAAAATACACAAAGATAACATTATTGCTGACGAATAGAGAAACGAAGTTCTCATAAGGTAAATACAACATTATTGGAAATAAATTTAGAAAGGATAAAAACAAATGAAAGTATCCATTCTCTTTCCTATTTGAACCCACACAAATCATTATCAATTAACAACCTCACCAAAGAAAATAATAGTCACGAGCAATTAACGAAAAGTCTATTTCTTAGGTGCAAGCCTTGACTTAATTTTCTCCACTTGTTTAGTTCCAATTTGGAATGCTTTAGTCAAGACATGATCGGGAACAGTTGGTGAGGAAGCGAACAACGTTGTAGCAATAGATTGAGTCCCCGGCAACTGGCTGTTGAAGGCGGCGACAACAGCTGCCGGAACTTTGCCATTGTTTTGCTGGAAATGAACAAGTCCTTTAGGGAAAACAAACACTTCACCTTTTACAATATGTTTCGAAATCAAAACATTAGATGTTGTAATAAAACCAACATCTAATTCACCCTCTGTAACAAAGATCATTTCTGTAGCACGAGGATGAGTATGAGGTGGATTAATGCCACCAGGAGCATAGTCAATACGAGAAAGTGAGACACCAAGTGTGTTAAGACCAGGTACTTTCATAACATTGGCACCTGTGACTACGGAACCGTATGTGTTGTTTGTTGCTCCTGGCTTGGCTATGACCATTGATGAAAAGTCTATTTCTGAAAAGTTCTTCTTGCAAAGGAATCCATTTATGGTAAAACCTATATCATGTACATAAATAGAAAATTGAATAAGCACCATGTTATAACAACAACACCAGTGTAGttttcacaagtggggtctaaGGAGTGTAAAATGTAAAAGATAAATGGAAGGACAATAACAAGCAAACTAATTCTGTCACCAAAGTGAAAATACTAAAAGAACTAACACCAAGGGAATGCAAATAGAACACCGAAATAAATAAGCAGCATGGTTTACTTGAATCATGAAGATAATGATTAAATCATTATGTGTGACTGTTTTTAATCCAACTAGACATTAAACCCCCTGAAAAAGCTACACATCTTTTCCCAACTGAGACGAAGATAAATTGTATAGACAAAAATTTGATCCAAAATATATATCAGTCAAGAAAATCAATTTATTagccaattttttttctttacatttACTGTACTCcatcattaattactcatttaaGAAAGAGATAAAGAATTTTTTTGTCAAATACCCTTTTATGATTAATggtagtattaaatattttcttaagtTTGAAAAAAACAAACAGGTGAAAAGACAGCATACAGGAACTATGTTTGGTGGCCATTGTCACCAGTTGGTCATTAATATATATTAATATGGTCGATTTTCTATTTTTCGCCAGCTAATCAATAGTACTACCTAATTCTATTCAAGACTCCTATATCTTATGTATGGTACAAGTTGTAACATTTAATATGGTCGATTTTCTACTGTTGGCCAGCTAATATAGTTGGATCTTGATTTTCAACACGCCTAAATGATAAATGTAAGGAAGAAGAAAGAGCAAAAATTGGACAAGGAGAAATGTCAACATCCAGTACAAATGATAACTAAGacaaagaaaaccaaaaaaattaaGAACGAGCCAAAGAGATCCAAAACCCCCAAATTGAAGCACAAGACACTGATCAAGAATATACTTTTCTCAATCTAAAAgaaactaaaaatatatatatattttttttaaaaaaaaagaagaaaaagaagtaaaagtGTGCTAACTAATGGGAAAATTGAACTTACTGGAAGTAAGATCAGCAACACAAACATCTTGAAGCATGTCTGGATCTCCAGCAGAAACTTTGTTTAAGTTAATGGCTAAAATAGCCATAGCCATAATCACAAGAAGTTTTCCAAATGCAGACATGGTGGAAATAGAAAAGTACTATTCGTTAAACAACTCTTTGTTTAATATAAGCCGAAAAGGAAGCAATCAAAAGAGAGGCACGGAAATAGAGGAAGTTGAGAGGAGATTTGAATACTCTCTGCTGCTTTGGACAATGGGGAGAGAGAAAATTGGATGGCTATATTTATAAGGGGGAAAGACTAGAAAACAATGGTGGACTTTGAAGTCACGTGAGCAAAACGTGCGGGTTTTTAACGCTGTGTTCGTAAACGCACGAAACATGCTCTTTTTTCTCTTCGACCCAAAGCAAAGGCATGAATTGAGGGCCCATAATAGCTTGAATTTTGGGCTTACGTGTACCCGTTGACGAGACCTGACTAATTTATACTAGTCTTTTAATCATCTTTTGTAAACTCATTTAATTTCTGAGTAACCATCCATAAGTTTAGTATTTAAAGTGACAAAAATTAGCTTAGTAACTTCTGTGTAATAGTAACTTATACATTGAATAATTTTAAAGTGATAAAAGAAGTTTAATGACTTCTAAAAAAATGATGTAAGCTCTAAGACCATTTAAGAAATTAGATCTACAATGTAACTTTGAGGATTTTTTACGGGGAAACAAATAGTATAGACCACATTAATCGCTTCAACGTGACAAAGTTTTTGCATAACTTATCCAAACAATAGGAATTCAACAAGGCTGTTTGACCTATATAAACTCTACGCGGCATTGCATATGTCATGGATGACTTAgccatttggatataaaaatcacatcaaataatagcTCTCATATATAAAAAAGCTTTGTTTTCTACAAATACACGTACGCATCACGTTATACATTCCAAAAATTAATCCATTCGTTGAACTTATTGCTTGGCATTCGTTTTCAACTTGTCGCGGAGAATTGATCACTCATCTCGAAGTGAAAACAAATTACTAGTAATCTACTTATAGTTAATTGTAACGTACTTCTTAAATTAGGATAAAATTGTTATTCCTTCGGCCTCACTTTAAGTCGCCAACTTAATTTTAATGGTCATTTAGACCATTGTTAGCATGATTCTTAACCTCAATTAATTAAAAGTTTCTAAAAGAAACAGCAAGTTTAATTAAATTAGTGCCACACCATTAAAGTGACAGTTCTTGTACCAACGCACCGAATAACTTAAGAGCAATCTGATATGATCGTTAAATCTCAAAGTCTTGCTTGAGTGTTTGTCAAAATTGAGTTATGCATCCTTAACGATTGGATGGTCAAATAATTAGGATTTTTGCCCAAAGGATGTGTTATTTTGTCCTAATATTGAACAACGACAAACTAAAAAACCTTACACTAATCCTATTGATGACAATAGCAACAAATACTAGTTAAGATGCTTTACATTTGCAGCATTTGTACTTTTGCTGCACTGAATATTAGACGAACAAATAAGAAACAGCTTGAAACTAATAATAGCGTCAATGTTGATGGAGGTGGGACTTCAACGTTATGGATTAGCGAAAACATTTACTTTTACGGTACGGGGCGACGGGCGTAGTGTAAAACGTATATAAAGATGTCTGTTGTTATGTCGTTTTCTTGTTATCCTTAACCATATTGTATATTATCGGAAGAAAATGAGCGTAAAGGTTTTAATAATCAAAATCCGACAGATGGCCAGCAAATAGTCATTGTTTGGTGGTTCCATCCTGCCATTCTTAAAGTTGTTCACTAAAATATTGCTAGAATTTGCCTTGTCAATTCCATAATTAGATAATTTGTTTCAAATTGGAACATGCCCAAATTTGCCagtaactattttttttgttaaaattatttctttcttttccaatGGACTTGTTTTGAGAACAAATTCAAGATTTTAAGTTAGAAGGTATAGAATATCACCACATGAACCCACCATCACCATTATTAACAGTACGTGCGCACGAACTTAGTGTAACTgtatttatatttctaaaattGTTGAATATTGTACATACAGTACAAAGTAAAAGTTATGGATCCGGCCAGGTCAGTTGTTGTATTATACTTCTAATTGCTCCTTCCCCTCTTGGGTTTTGGTTTCGGGATGGAAAGTTCGTGCACAAAGTATTGagtgaaatttaaaaatagtctgATTTACaaatggtaattgaaaaatagtcacagttttaaaagtaatcgacatttagatattttttatgtaaagataaatttgaaagaaaacactgttcaaaatctaaaaaatattccagcattccagcataatatactggacttccagcataatatactgaagttgcagcataatatactggtccaacataggtgctccaatctccagtatattatgctgaaactttccgtgtgttggagttccagcataatcaggtgcaccaatctccagtatattatgctggaacttttcgtgttgcagcaaaatagtggctattttcaatgactttgcaaacactgaatatttttcaattaccagtccgaaatctggctagcccgtgctattttcatcAAAGTATTTAGCAAAAAAGCGTAACAACTAGGGGCGACAAACGGGCGGGTTGGGTTGGATAAGGACGGGTAAAAAAACAGGTAACgcaaaaaatgaataaattatccgacccgacccatatttaatacagataaaaaataggtaaccgacggataatatggatatccatattatccatgacttcttgaatatgatcacttttgggagaatttttagtctcccaaacttgaggaacccccgatttgaggttttacaaatgtaaaagttaaacctaTTAGTTAGCCATTGGTTATCCTTTTCTAAGTGCATAATATAGTTGTTATCcatatttgattcatttttaaaaagttcattatccaatctattttttaatgattaatatggatggataactattttcttttaaccattttaacATTCCTAGTAACAACAAATAGATATCGAGTATGGAGAGGAACTAGAGCCTTACGATGTCACGTCTTTTGGTCGTTATAAAGGGTGACAACCAACAGTGGTTAGCGAACGTACGACGTTTGCAGTAGTGCAAGCGTAGTAGGAGATATTAGGAATATGCTTTTCGAATATTCTTCATTTTATACCTTTTAGGGTTTAAAAGGGCATTGTCCCATATAAATAGGGGGAGAAGATTTTGTAAAAGGGGATTGGAAAGTGAATACAAAAAAAGACAACTTTTCTCAATATAGTCTGAGATCCATACATCATCTTTTATCTTGGATGATCGCATTCATTGCAATATTTTTCTACATTTGAAGTTATCGTATTTACGCTTAATCATTTGGTTTCGACATACTACGAAGCATTATTCACCTTGTTCATCTATTTCACCATTTAATCTAGATTTTATCATACTTGGCtgagatttacctcttcatcttcgttAATGATTTAATCAAAagggtttcaatatcttttggtcaaacaatatcctgttggaaaattaattcaaagttgtagtagAAAACTTTagttatttaggatttaatttatttAATACATATCTAAATAGGATTTACAGTTAGAATAAATCTAGGAATATGCTTTCCTGTTTCTAGTTGAAATAGGTTTCGTACTATTATAAATAAGGGTATTGATAACTTATTTTATGAGTggagaaaagaaagaatattGTAGAGATCAATTAGAGATTtacaataaaatattttccttcatattgGTAGAGATTCTATGATCTTGGGAGAGAATCAAGTTGCTTCTGTTGCCGGCGGGTGGCATTAGCTAATGTATGCTACCCGTCTGGCTAAAACATATGTTGGCAAAATCATAGATAGTTGTCAACAAAATTAGACTATTCGATGAAAAGTTtcaagacaaattcaagaaaaaaagaagaaacaagttGAAAAAGGTGCAAATAAATATGGAACAAGAGGAAGAAACTCTTCTCTAAAAGTTGGAAAGAGGTTTAAAAAAGTTGTAAGTTGATTATGTGTTTCAACAAATTTGGGTTGGTGACGAAGAGCATCAACGGGTGTTGAAGACATGTGCTTCAACAAAGTTGGGTGTTAGTGACAAAGTGCGTCAACGGTTGGTGACAAAGTCCATCAACGTGAGTTGAAGACaggtgcttcaacaaaattgagtggtggtgacaaagtgcatcagcggttggtgacaaagtgcatcaacgtgAGTTGAAGATaggtgcttcaacaaaattgggttggtgacaaagtgcagCAATGGGAGTTGGAGACATGTGCTTCAACAAAGTATTGGTGACAAAGTACATCAATGGTttgtgacaaagtgcatcaacgtgAGTTGGAGACAGGTGCTTCAATAAAATTGGGTTGGTGACATAGTGCATCAACATGAGTTGGAGACATGTGCTTCAACAAATTGACGGATAAAAACACGTGCTTCATTAAAAGTGAAAGTTGGAGAGAAGTGCTCTAACATAACTGCACAATGAACAAGTCAGACGTATACAACTTTGAATTTCAGGAGAATGTTGGAAAACTAATTTAAAGTTGTAGTAGGACACCTTaattatttaggatttaa of the Nicotiana tabacum cultivar K326 chromosome 7, ASM71507v2, whole genome shotgun sequence genome contains:
- the LOC107829795 gene encoding glutamate--tRNA ligase, cytoplasmic; protein product: MELKLAFPADTPPLAVIAAAKIAGVPLSTDPTLSPGSPPIILLPNGLKLQGTSVLLRYISRVANIPDLYQRDAFESCQIDEWLEYAPIFASGPQFEEACGYVDGYLLQCTFLVGHILSIADIAVWSSLAGTGKRWESLRSSKKYQNLARWFNSILAEYDGVLNEVTATYMGKKGSGKPTVSKVKEQDGSNANLAKVNGDSTDKEKSGSRPTFEVDLPEAEAGKVRLRFAPEPSGYLHIGHSKAALLNQYFAERYKGEVIIRFDDTNPDKESNEFVDNLLKDIETLGIKYRTVTYTSDYFPKLMEMAEKLIREGKAYVDDTPREQMQKERMDGIESRCRNNSVEENLKLWKEMIAGSERGTMCCVRGKLDMQDPNKSVRDPVYYRCNQTPHHRIGAKYKVYPTYDFACPFVDAVEGITHALRSSEYHDRNDQYYRIQTDMGFRKVHIYEFSRLNLVYTLLSKRKLLWFVQNGLVEGWDDPRFPTVQGIVRRGLKIEALIQFILEQGASKNLNLMEWDKLWAINKKLIDPVCPRHTAVIEERRVLLTLSNGPDDPFVRIVPKHKKYAGAGEKATTYSKRIWIDYDDAVSISVNEEVTLMDWGNAIVKEIQKDQEGNVTHLSGILHLEGSVKTTKLKLTWLPESDELVKLSLVDFDYLITKKKLEEDENFVDVVNPCTRKETSALGDSNMRNLKRGDVLQLERKGYFRCDVPFLRPTKSVVLFAIPDGRQQPVLRFAGSDGKTK
- the LOC107829814 gene encoding nectarin-1: MSAFGKLLVIMAMAILAINLNKVSAGDPDMLQDVCVADLTSSFTINGFLCKKNFSEIDFSSMVIAKPGATNNTYGSVVTGANVMKVPGLNTLGVSLSRIDYAPGGINPPHTHPRATEMIFVTEGELDVGFITTSNVLISKHIVKGEVFVFPKGLVHFQQNNGKVPAAVVAAFNSQLPGTQSIATTLFASSPTVPDHVLTKAFQIGTKQVEKIKSRLAPKK